The following are encoded in a window of Massilia sp. R2A-15 genomic DNA:
- the ldcA gene encoding muramoyltetrapeptide carboxypeptidase, which produces MTKKLGIAIIAPGGNAPDDSAIPRGIERLEQHGCIVHNYYEPSLIHQRFGGTDAGRLGQIAAAVADLDVQVVMALRGQYGITRILPKIDFDAIAKSGKIFVGFSDMTALHMGLMAKTGAKSYAGPMFAGDFCIEKTVDFTLKNFWQCLAGPTHTITELATGNPSLNLTGTIWGGNLAMMVSLLGTEYFPVVEDGILYIEDINEHPYRIERMLLQLMQAGVLAKQKALILGDVSGYRLAAADNGYDFDAMLAYLRETLPLPVLTGLQFGHIPKRVTIPFGATASLVSDHSRFQLTMSDYPTIGYA; this is translated from the coding sequence ATGACCAAAAAACTCGGTATCGCCATCATCGCTCCGGGCGGCAACGCCCCCGACGACTCCGCCATCCCGCGCGGGATAGAGCGCCTCGAACAGCACGGCTGCATCGTCCACAACTACTACGAACCCTCATTGATCCACCAGCGCTTCGGCGGCACCGACGCCGGCCGGCTCGGGCAGATCGCGGCGGCAGTGGCCGACCTCGACGTTCAGGTGGTGATGGCACTGCGCGGCCAATACGGCATCACGCGCATTCTGCCGAAAATCGATTTCGACGCGATCGCAAAGAGCGGCAAGATCTTCGTCGGCTTTTCCGACATGACTGCGCTGCACATGGGGCTGATGGCCAAGACCGGCGCCAAGAGCTACGCCGGGCCGATGTTCGCCGGTGACTTCTGCATCGAGAAGACGGTCGATTTTACGCTGAAGAATTTCTGGCAGTGCCTGGCCGGGCCGACGCACACCATCACCGAGCTGGCCACCGGCAATCCGTCGCTCAACCTGACCGGTACGATCTGGGGCGGCAACCTGGCGATGATGGTGTCGCTGCTCGGCACCGAGTACTTCCCGGTGGTTGAAGACGGCATCCTGTACATCGAGGACATCAACGAGCATCCGTACCGCATCGAGCGCATGCTGCTGCAGCTGATGCAGGCCGGCGTGCTGGCGAAGCAGAAGGCGCTGATCCTCGGCGACGTGTCGGGGTACCGCCTCGCCGCCGCCGACAACGGCTATGACTTCGACGCCATGCTGGCCTACCTGCGCGAAACGCTGCCGCTGCCGGTGCTCACCGGCCTGCAGTTTGGCCATATCCCGAAACGCGTGACCATCCCGTTCGGCGCCACCGCCAGCCTGGTGTCCGACCATTCGCGCTTCCAGCTGACGATGAGCGACTACCCCACCATAGGGTATGCCTGA
- a CDS encoding alpha/beta fold hydrolase — MPNLTANGITIACETAGDPRGMPILLISGLSLQLTAWPQDFIDGLIDLGYYVIRFDNRDCGLSTKIAQGGTPNLTVAWLRALFRLPARTPYTLDDMALDALGVLDALGVEQAHVVGWSMGGMIAQLLAARHPERVLTLTSIMSSSGRRGLPGSTRAVRKAMLRRVRDLSDHRELVEYVLNIWRLIGSPAYPTSDKQLREQVEAAIARNVCRPGQARQMAAILAAPARTALLRRIERPTLVIHGAADPMVPLACGIDTAREVAGARLEVIEGMGHDLPAQLIERVLALIDTHARGKMAADPQPRLFEKQ; from the coding sequence ATGCCGAACCTGACCGCCAACGGGATCACCATCGCCTGCGAAACCGCCGGCGATCCTCGTGGCATGCCGATACTCCTCATCTCCGGACTGAGCCTGCAGCTGACCGCGTGGCCGCAGGACTTCATCGACGGTCTGATCGACCTGGGCTACTACGTCATCCGCTTCGACAACCGCGACTGCGGCCTGTCCACCAAAATCGCGCAGGGCGGCACGCCCAACCTCACCGTCGCCTGGCTGCGCGCGCTGTTCCGGCTGCCGGCGCGAACCCCCTACACGCTGGACGACATGGCGCTCGACGCGCTCGGCGTGCTCGATGCGCTGGGCGTGGAACAGGCGCACGTGGTGGGCTGGTCGATGGGCGGGATGATCGCCCAACTGCTGGCGGCGCGCCATCCCGAGCGCGTGCTGACGCTCACTTCCATCATGTCGAGCAGCGGCCGGCGCGGCCTGCCGGGCAGCACGCGGGCGGTGCGCAAGGCCATGCTGCGGCGCGTGCGCGACCTGTCCGACCATCGCGAGCTGGTGGAGTACGTGCTCAATATCTGGCGCCTGATTGGCAGCCCGGCCTATCCCACCTCCGACAAGCAGCTGCGCGAACAGGTCGAGGCGGCGATCGCGCGCAACGTGTGCCGCCCCGGCCAGGCGCGCCAGATGGCGGCGATCCTGGCGGCACCCGCGCGCACAGCGCTGCTGCGGCGGATCGAACGTCCGACGCTGGTGATCCACGGCGCCGCCGACCCGATGGTGCCGCTGGCGTGCGGCATCGACACCGCGCGGGAGGTGGCCGGCGCGCGCCTCGAGGTCATCGAAGGCATGGGCCACGACCTGCCGGCGCAGCTGATCGAAAGGGTGCTCGCCTTGATCGACACCCATGCGCGCGGTAAGATGGCTGCAGACCCCCAACCACGCCTCTTCGAAAAACAATAA
- the tadA gene encoding tRNA adenosine(34) deaminase TadA, whose protein sequence is MPDSEFMQLALAQAQHAWSLGEVPVGAVVVKDGEVVAVGYNQPIGRHDPTAHAEIVALRAAAEKLGNYRLPGCELFVTLEPCVMCSGAMMHARLARVVYGASDPKTGACGSVLNLFDQEKLNHHTELVGGVLADEAGAMLRGFFAERRAAARAGAAG, encoded by the coding sequence ATGCCTGACAGCGAATTCATGCAGCTCGCGCTGGCGCAGGCGCAGCATGCCTGGAGCCTGGGCGAAGTGCCGGTCGGCGCCGTCGTCGTCAAGGATGGCGAAGTGGTGGCGGTCGGCTACAACCAGCCGATCGGGCGCCACGACCCCACCGCGCACGCCGAAATCGTCGCGCTGCGCGCCGCCGCCGAGAAGCTGGGCAACTACCGGCTGCCCGGATGCGAATTGTTCGTCACGCTCGAGCCCTGCGTCATGTGCTCGGGCGCCATGATGCACGCACGCCTGGCGCGGGTGGTGTACGGCGCCAGCGATCCCAAAACCGGCGCCTGCGGCTCGGTACTCAACCTGTTCGACCAGGAAAAGCTGAACCACCATACCGAACTGGTGGGCGGCGTGTTGGCGGATGAAGCCGGCGCCATGCTGCGCGGCTTTTTCGCCGAACGGCGCGCCGCGGCGAGGGCCGGCGCCGCGGGCTGA
- the queD gene encoding 6-carboxytetrahydropterin synthase QueD, protein MLTITRKLEFDAGHRIPDHKSQCRNLHGHRYTLEITLTGAVIDVEGSSDNGMIMDFSDIKTIAKEHLVDVWDHAFLVYEKDDAVREFLASLPGHKTVVIDRIPTVENLARVAFDILKAAFKDRYGTGLHLHKLMLHETPNCWAEITDA, encoded by the coding sequence ATGCTCACCATCACCCGCAAGCTCGAGTTCGATGCCGGACACCGGATTCCCGACCACAAGAGCCAGTGCCGCAACCTGCACGGCCACCGCTACACGCTGGAAATCACGCTGACCGGCGCCGTCATCGACGTCGAAGGCAGTTCCGACAACGGCATGATCATGGACTTTTCCGACATCAAGACCATCGCCAAGGAGCACCTGGTCGATGTCTGGGACCACGCTTTCCTGGTCTACGAAAAGGACGACGCCGTGCGCGAATTCCTCGCCAGCCTGCCGGGCCACAAGACGGTCGTGATCGACCGCATTCCGACCGTCGAGAACCTCGCGCGCGTCGCTTTCGATATCCTGAAGGCCGCCTTCAAGGACCGCTACGGCACCGGCCTGCACCTGCACAAGCTGATGCTGCACGAAACCCCGAACTGCTGGGCCGAGATCACCGATGCCTGA
- the queE gene encoding 7-carboxy-7-deazaguanine synthase: MTYSIKEIFYTLQGEGAHAGRPAVFCRFSGCNLWTGRESDRATATCTFCDTDFVGTDGERGGKFPQAEALAAEIDSLWPASYPASKYVVFTGGEPLLQLDAPLIDAMHRAGFEIAIETNGTLPVPAGVDWICVSPKMGSTLVVEKGNEIKVVIPQTGQDLGAYEQLDFDNFFVQPMDGPLAEHNTRLAIETCKRHPKWKLSLQTHKLLQIP; the protein is encoded by the coding sequence GTGACTTACAGCATCAAAGAAATTTTCTACACCTTGCAGGGCGAAGGCGCGCACGCCGGCCGTCCGGCGGTGTTCTGCCGCTTTTCCGGCTGCAATCTCTGGACCGGCCGCGAGAGCGACCGCGCCACCGCCACCTGCACCTTTTGCGACACCGACTTCGTCGGCACCGATGGCGAACGGGGCGGCAAGTTTCCCCAGGCCGAGGCGCTGGCCGCGGAAATCGACTCCCTGTGGCCGGCCAGTTATCCGGCCAGCAAGTACGTCGTCTTCACCGGCGGCGAACCGCTGCTGCAGCTCGACGCGCCGCTGATCGACGCGATGCACCGCGCAGGCTTCGAGATCGCGATCGAAACCAACGGCACCTTGCCGGTGCCGGCCGGGGTGGACTGGATCTGCGTCAGCCCCAAGATGGGTTCGACGCTGGTGGTAGAAAAAGGCAATGAAATCAAGGTCGTGATCCCGCAGACGGGCCAGGACCTGGGCGCCTACGAACAGCTCGATTTCGACAATTTTTTCGTGCAGCCGATGGACGGCCCGCTGGCCGAACACAACACGCGCCTGGCGATCGAGACCTGCAAGCGCCACCCGAAGTGGAAGCTGAGCTTGCAAACCCATAAACTTTTACAGATACCTTAA
- a CDS encoding sensor histidine kinase — MNPVPRRLAATALALAALAASAAAASGAWPAMQPAVLVAGLWLTLVGWGFRGALAHHLRFRDRLAYCETQLATERHARTQAERSLADAHASLCRLIGQQEQVRECERKRIARDIHDDLGQHLLALKIELSVIQARAGLTDPRIQQKVGSLLANLDLSIASLRTIINDLRPPALAQGLQSAIQAHMAEFSRVSGIRHHFDASGDAFGAAADPALEAMLFRIMQEALANVVRHAQASEVKVALEHHGGRLNLKIQDNGVGMPAGDDHRGCGLPGIADRIAAANGTFVIDSAPGKGTTLSLSVPLAPSAAPVASTETLLKINNCVKSS; from the coding sequence ATGAATCCCGTACCGCGCCGACTTGCCGCCACCGCCCTCGCGCTTGCCGCGCTGGCCGCGTCCGCCGCGGCGGCGTCCGGCGCCTGGCCGGCCATGCAGCCGGCGGTGCTGGTCGCAGGCCTCTGGCTGACGCTGGTCGGCTGGGGTTTTCGCGGGGCGCTCGCACACCACCTGCGCTTCAGGGACCGCCTGGCGTATTGCGAGACCCAGCTGGCCACGGAGCGCCACGCGCGCACGCAGGCCGAGCGTTCGCTGGCCGACGCTCACGCCTCCCTGTGCCGCCTGATCGGCCAGCAGGAACAGGTGCGCGAATGCGAACGCAAGCGCATCGCGCGCGACATCCACGACGACCTCGGCCAGCACCTTCTTGCGCTGAAGATCGAGTTGTCGGTGATCCAGGCGCGCGCCGGCCTGACCGATCCGCGCATCCAGCAAAAGGTCGGCAGCCTGCTGGCCAACCTGGACCTGTCGATCGCCTCGCTGCGCACAATCATCAACGACCTGCGCCCGCCCGCGCTGGCCCAGGGCCTGCAGTCCGCGATCCAGGCGCACATGGCCGAATTTTCGCGCGTGAGCGGCATCCGCCATCACTTCGACGCCAGCGGCGATGCGTTCGGCGCGGCCGCCGATCCGGCGCTCGAAGCGATGCTCTTCCGCATCATGCAAGAGGCGCTGGCCAACGTCGTGCGCCATGCGCAGGCAAGCGAAGTGAAGGTGGCGCTCGAGCACCATGGCGGGCGCCTGAACCTGAAGATCCAGGATAACGGCGTGGGCATGCCCGCCGGCGACGACCACCGGGGCTGCGGCCTGCCCGGCATCGCCGACCGCATCGCGGCCGCGAACGGCACGTTCGTCATCGACAGCGCGCCGGGCAAGGGAACGACCCTGTCGCTGTCAGTCCCGCTGGCGCCGTCCGCAGCCCCTGTTGCAAGCACCGAAACCTTGTTGAAGATCAATAATTGCGTGAAGTCATCGTAG
- a CDS encoding sensor domain-containing diguanylate cyclase, translated as MHTTTLQRSAPMAPPLHQDAFAARLMEMLAIPAFVLDTGCKVMIWNRACERLTGVPGYEVIGTSDHWRSFHEAPRPSLADLVIQNRTDEIHQIYPRQVKQAGPVGNLCAESWCEMPRVGARRYLASDASPILDDDGALVAVVQTVRDMTDEKMAQISLEQLATRDGLTGLANRRCFDETLHAEWARAQRQKQPLSLLMVDVDNFKAYNDANGHLGGDECLKRIASAVASEMRANDLVARYGGEEFAVILPNQSLKGAAIVAERIRCRVERLMVPNVGAAPGHVTVSIGAATALASPEASASQLVAIADAALYRAKHMGRNRISLPVVEPMG; from the coding sequence ATGCACACCACCACGCTACAACGCAGCGCCCCGATGGCGCCGCCTCTTCACCAGGATGCGTTCGCCGCCCGCCTGATGGAAATGCTGGCCATACCCGCTTTTGTGCTCGATACCGGCTGTAAGGTGATGATCTGGAACCGCGCCTGCGAGCGCCTGACCGGGGTGCCCGGCTATGAGGTGATCGGAACCTCCGACCATTGGCGCAGCTTTCATGAAGCGCCGCGGCCCAGCCTGGCCGACCTGGTGATCCAGAACCGCACGGACGAGATTCACCAGATCTATCCGCGCCAGGTCAAGCAGGCCGGCCCGGTCGGCAACCTGTGTGCGGAAAGCTGGTGCGAGATGCCGCGCGTGGGCGCGCGCCGCTACCTGGCGTCCGACGCCAGCCCCATCCTGGACGACGACGGCGCGCTGGTGGCGGTGGTGCAGACCGTGCGCGACATGACCGACGAGAAGATGGCGCAGATCTCGCTCGAGCAGCTGGCCACCCGCGACGGGCTGACCGGGCTGGCGAACCGCCGCTGTTTCGACGAAACCCTGCACGCCGAATGGGCGCGCGCGCAGCGCCAGAAGCAGCCGCTATCGCTGCTGATGGTCGATGTCGACAACTTCAAGGCCTACAACGACGCCAACGGCCACCTGGGCGGCGACGAATGCCTCAAGCGCATCGCCAGTGCGGTCGCGAGCGAGATGCGCGCCAACGACTTGGTAGCCCGCTACGGCGGCGAGGAATTCGCGGTGATCCTGCCGAACCAGTCGCTCAAGGGCGCGGCCATCGTGGCCGAGCGGATCCGCTGCCGCGTCGAACGGCTGATGGTGCCGAACGTGGGCGCCGCGCCCGGTCACGTGACGGTCAGCATCGGCGCCGCGACGGCACTGGCGTCGCCCGAAGCCAGCGCGAGCCAGCTGGTGGCCATCGCCGACGCGGCGCTGTACCGCGCCAAGCACATGGGGCGCAACCGGATCAGCCTCCCGGTGGTCGAGCCGATGGGCTGA